From a single Miscanthus floridulus cultivar M001 chromosome 8, ASM1932011v1, whole genome shotgun sequence genomic region:
- the LOC136478265 gene encoding probable CCR4-associated factor 1 homolog 7, which translates to MAMSDLTATVIPKPDGADDDSVEIREVWADNLEEEFALIRDIVDEFPFVAMDTEFPGIVCRPVAAFRSPADYNYATLKANVDMLHLIQLGVTFSGPRGELPTLGAGRRRYVWQFNFREFDDARDIFASDSIELLRRSGIDFRRNAERGVDARRFAELLMSSGVVLNDSVYWVTFHAGYDFGYLLKILTCNTLPDTQAGFFKLMKIYFPTVYDIKHLMKFCNSLHGGLNKLAELLDVERVGQSHQAGSDSLVTSCAFWKLKDSFFAGSTEKYAGVLYGLDAENGVSAH; encoded by the coding sequence ATGGCAATGTCAGATCTCACAGCCACCGTGATCCCAAAGCCAGACGGGGCCGACGACGACTCGGTGGAGATCCGGGAGGTGTGGGCGGACAACCTGGAGGAGGAGTTCGCGCTGATCCGCGACATCGTCGACGAGTTCCCGTTCGTCGCGATGGACACGGAGTTCCCGGGCATCGTCTGCCGGCCCGTCGCCGCCTTCCGCTCCCCCGCCGACTACAACTACGCCACCCTCAAGGCCAACGTTGACATGCTGCACCTCATCCAGCTCGGCGTCACCTTCTCTGGGCCGCGCGGCGAGCTGCCGACCCTCGGTGCTGGCCGCCGCCGCTACGTCTGGCAGTTCAACTTCCGCGAGTTCGACGACGCGCGCGACATCTTCGCGTCCGACTCCATCGAACTGCTCCGTCGCAGCGGCATCGACTTCCGCCGCAACGCCGAGCGCGGCGTCGATGCCCGACGGTTCGCCGAGCTCCTCATGTCCTCTGGCGTCGTGCTCAACGATTCCGTATACTGGGTCACCTTCCACGCAGGATACGACTTCGGGTACCTGCTGAAGATTCTCACCTGCAATACCCTCCCAGACACACAAGCCGGGTTCTTTAAACTTATGAAGATATATTTCCCGACTGTGTATGACATCAAGCATCTCATGAAGTTCTGCAACAGCCTGCACGGCGGGCTGAACAAGCTCGCTGAGCTACTTGATGTGGAGCGTGTTGGGCAATCTCATCAGGCTGGGTCTGATAGCCTGGTCACGTCCTGTGCATTCTGGAAGCTCAAGGATTCATTCTTCGCGGGCTCAACAGAGAAATATGCAGGTGTGCTGTACGGGCTCGATGCAGAGAATGGTGTTAGTGCACATTGA